A region from the Drosophila takahashii strain IR98-3 E-12201 chromosome 2L, DtakHiC1v2, whole genome shotgun sequence genome encodes:
- the HemK1 gene encoding MTRF1L release factor glutamine methyltransferase — MLRQLTRSVGLTSRLLRRVNYATNSSTGQSQIPVNTALENGRWAEKLKAAGVEDTEFNVKCIVSHVLKKKFNTVPDSFDQLQFNPGQLADFERFLEARCARMPLQHIIGEWDFMDITLKTSPSVFIPRPETEEFIRLVIEEYKDAKHVDLLEVGCGSGAMSLSMLHSLPQVEATAIERSKAATVLAAENAQMLGLLDRFRVHNHTMEEDKYLPEELKDQKYDLIISNPPYVKTEEFQFLHPEVVVYENLNALDGGSDGLKVARLVFELACRHLRPGGKLWLELGNDHPPLVKTIMNLKYEGRLKFIAGYSDQYKRERFVQIEKV; from the exons ATGCTTAGACAATTAACACGGTCAGTGGGCCTGACCTCGCGGCTGCTCAGGCGGGTCAACTATGCCACGAATTCTTCGACTGGCCAGTCACAAATTCCCGTAAACACGGCCCTGGAaaatgggcggtgggcggaaAAGCTCAAGGCCGCCGGAGTCGAGGACACGGAATTCAACGTAAAGTGCATTGTGTCGCATGTCCTGAAGAAAAAATTC AATACTGTGCCGGACTCCTTCGATCAGCTGCAGTTCAATCCCGGCCAGCTGGCGGACTTTGAGCGCTTCCTGGAGGCCCGATGTGCCCGGATGCCGCTGCAGCACATCATCGGCGAGTGGGACTTCATGGACATCACCCTGAAGACGTCGCCCTCGGTCTTTATTCCACGCCCCGAAACGGAGGAGTTTATCCGCCTGGTGATCGAGGAGTACAAGGATGCGAAGCACGTCGACCTGCTGGAGGTGGGCTGCGGTTCGGGCGCCATGTCCTTGTCCATGCTGCACAGCCTGCCGCAGGTGGAGGCCACCGCCATCGAGAGGAGCAAAGCGGCCACCGTGCTAGCGGCGGAGAATGCCCAGATGCTGGGCCTGCTGGACCGCTTCAGGGTGCACAACCACACCATGGAGGAGGACAAGTATTTGCCGGAGGAGCTCAAGGATCAGAAGTACGACCTGATCATCTCCAATCCGCCGTACGTCAAAACGGAGGAGTTCCAGTTCCTCCATCCCGAGGTGGTTGT TTATGAGAACCTCAATGCCCTGGACGGTGGCTCGGATGGCTTGAAGGTGGCCCGCCTGGTCTTCGAACTGGCCTGCCGGCACCTTCGTCCTGGCGGCAAGCTCTGGCTGGAGCTGGGAAACGACCATCCGCCGTTGGTCAAGACCATCATGAATCTGAAGTACGAGGGCCGCCTCAAGTTCATCGCCGGCTACAGTGACCAGTATAAGCGCGAGAGATTCGTCCAGATCGAGAAGGTCTAG